Proteins encoded within one genomic window of Ideonella dechloratans:
- the accC gene encoding acetyl-CoA carboxylase biotin carboxylase subunit, translating into MFKKILIANRGEIALRVLRACQEMGIKSVVVYSEADRDAKYVRLADEAVCIGPAPSAQSYLSMPAIISTAEVTDAEAIHPGYGFLSENADFAERVEQSGFTFIGPTPESIRMMGDKVSAKQAMIKAGVPCVPGSEGALPEDPKEIIRIARSIGYPVIIKAAGGGGGRGMRVVHTEAALVNAVQMTKTEAGAAFGNPAVYMEKFLENPRHVEIQVLADTFRNAVWLGERDCSMQRRHQKIIEEAPAPGIPRRVIEKVGDRCAAACKKMGYRGAGTFEFLYENGEFYFIEMNTRVQVEHPVTELVTGIDIVQQQIRIAAGEKLPFTQRQIQMHGHAIECRINAENPYNFLPSPGRITMWHPPGGPGVRVDSHAYTNYFVPPNYDSMIGKVIVHGDTREQALARMRMALNETVVEGIQTNIPLHRELMVDAKFVQGGTSIHYLEGWLSSHNR; encoded by the coding sequence ATGTTCAAGAAGATCCTGATCGCGAACCGGGGCGAGATCGCCCTGCGCGTCCTGCGGGCCTGCCAGGAGATGGGCATCAAGTCGGTGGTGGTGTATTCCGAAGCCGACCGCGACGCCAAGTACGTGCGGCTGGCCGACGAGGCCGTCTGCATCGGACCGGCCCCCTCCGCGCAGAGCTACCTCAGCATGCCGGCCATCATCTCGACCGCCGAGGTGACCGACGCCGAGGCCATCCACCCCGGCTACGGCTTCCTGTCGGAGAACGCCGACTTCGCCGAACGGGTGGAGCAGAGCGGCTTCACCTTCATCGGCCCCACCCCCGAGTCCATCCGCATGATGGGTGACAAGGTGTCGGCCAAGCAGGCGATGATCAAGGCCGGTGTGCCCTGCGTGCCCGGTTCCGAAGGTGCCCTGCCGGAGGACCCGAAGGAGATCATCCGCATCGCCCGCTCCATCGGCTATCCGGTGATCATCAAGGCCGCCGGCGGCGGCGGTGGTCGTGGCATGCGCGTGGTGCACACCGAAGCGGCCCTGGTCAATGCGGTGCAGATGACCAAGACCGAGGCCGGTGCCGCCTTCGGCAACCCGGCCGTCTACATGGAGAAGTTCCTGGAGAATCCGCGCCACGTGGAGATCCAGGTGCTGGCCGACACCTTCCGCAACGCCGTCTGGCTGGGTGAACGCGACTGCTCCATGCAACGCCGCCACCAGAAGATCATCGAGGAAGCGCCGGCGCCGGGCATCCCTCGGCGCGTCATCGAGAAGGTGGGCGACCGCTGCGCCGCCGCGTGCAAGAAGATGGGCTACCGCGGTGCAGGCACCTTCGAGTTCCTGTACGAGAACGGCGAGTTCTACTTCATCGAGATGAACACCCGCGTGCAGGTGGAGCATCCGGTGACCGAGCTGGTGACGGGCATCGACATCGTCCAGCAGCAGATCCGCATCGCGGCCGGCGAGAAGCTGCCCTTCACCCAGCGCCAGATCCAGATGCACGGCCACGCCATCGAGTGCCGGATCAACGCCGAGAACCCCTACAACTTCCTGCCGTCGCCGGGCCGCATCACGATGTGGCATCCGCCGGGCGGCCCGGGGGTGCGGGTGGACTCCCACGCCTACACCAACTACTTCGTGCCGCCGAACTACGACTCGATGATCGGCAAGGTCATCGTGCACGGGGACACCCGCGAGCAGGCCCTGGCCCGCATGCGCATGGCCCTGAACGAGACGGTGGTCGAAGGCATCCAGACCAACATCCCGCTGCACCGCGAGCTGATGGTCGACGCCAAGTTCGTGCAAGGCGGCACCAGCATCCATTACCTGGAAGGCTGGCTGTCCAGCCACAACCGCTGA
- the prmA gene encoding 50S ribosomal protein L11 methyltransferase, which produces MFELVLSAPETLVEPVSEALMNELEALSVSVEDADADTDAEKALFGEPGMPAARPGWNRSTLKALFQTEEEASQAATLLLAQEWATELQVQALQPVVEQDWVRLTQSQFSPVEITERFWIVPSWHEPPAQAREVIRLDPGLAFGTGTHPTTRMCLRWIARQAPALAAGWDRVLDYGCGSGILAIGAALHGARAVDAVDIDPAAVESTLANAQANGVTVQAGLPELAQGEYPLVLANILATPLKLLAPLLCGHVRPGGHLVLAGILERQAEELQAAYAPWLPLQVLDSEDGWILMGAARA; this is translated from the coding sequence ATGTTTGAGCTGGTGCTGAGCGCACCGGAGACGCTGGTGGAGCCGGTGTCCGAAGCCCTGATGAACGAGCTGGAGGCCCTCTCCGTCTCGGTCGAGGACGCGGACGCCGACACCGATGCGGAAAAGGCCCTGTTCGGGGAGCCGGGCATGCCCGCGGCCCGTCCGGGCTGGAACCGATCCACCCTCAAGGCCCTCTTCCAGACGGAAGAGGAAGCCTCCCAGGCCGCCACCCTGCTGCTGGCCCAGGAATGGGCCACCGAACTCCAGGTGCAAGCCCTGCAGCCGGTGGTCGAGCAGGACTGGGTGCGGCTGACGCAATCCCAGTTCTCGCCGGTGGAGATCACCGAACGCTTCTGGATCGTGCCCAGCTGGCATGAGCCGCCCGCCCAGGCCCGCGAGGTGATCCGCCTGGACCCGGGCCTGGCCTTCGGCACCGGCACCCACCCCACCACCCGCATGTGCCTGCGCTGGATCGCCCGGCAGGCCCCCGCACTGGCGGCCGGCTGGGACCGCGTTCTCGATTACGGCTGCGGCTCGGGCATCCTGGCCATCGGCGCGGCGCTGCACGGCGCCCGGGCGGTGGACGCGGTGGACATCGACCCCGCCGCGGTGGAATCCACCCTGGCCAATGCCCAGGCCAACGGCGTGACGGTGCAGGCCGGCCTGCCCGAGCTGGCCCAGGGAGAGTACCCGCTGGTGCTGGCCAACATCCTGGCCACGCCGCTCAAGCTGCTGGCACCGCTGTTGTGCGGCCATGTGCGTCCCGGCGGCCATCTGGTGCTGGCGGGCATCCTGGAGCGGCAGGCCGAGGAACTGCAGGCGGCCTACGCCCCCTGGCTGCCGCTGCAGGTGCTGGACAGCGAAGACGGCTGGATCCTGATGGGCGCGGCACGCGCCTGA
- a CDS encoding zinc-ribbon and DUF3426 domain-containing protein, translating to MSLATRCPACGTVFRVVQDQLKVSQGWVRCGQCHEVFNALESLFDLDTSPTPPTPSPASSDPPPAPQAPAFAATEPSTLDEPPAPGPRPGPAREVHGPAPAAAPTTAAPPTPEPTPEPSPEPESPPPDEPTPAPEPVDTPVAPPLPAGYELPGDGGQDGLDAPDTDALAAPFGASRLPESWEREALKPEEADRPPSEEVMPRFLQQAERQAQRARRLRRALLASLCGLLLVLLVGQLTLQGRDLLAAHWPASRPYLASLCSAMGCEVGAPMALDQIVLDSSQLQTTDVPGELTITAELRNRASWPVRRPSVELTLTSDDGLTLARRVLSPADLGATDTTLPGEGNWHAQVRLDVAPLKVTGYALEVFYP from the coding sequence ATGAGTCTGGCTACGCGTTGTCCCGCCTGCGGCACGGTCTTCCGTGTCGTGCAGGACCAGCTCAAGGTGTCCCAGGGCTGGGTGCGCTGCGGCCAATGCCACGAGGTCTTCAACGCCTTGGAGAGCCTGTTCGATCTGGACACCAGTCCGACTCCGCCGACCCCCTCTCCCGCCTCTTCGGACCCACCGCCCGCTCCGCAAGCCCCGGCCTTCGCAGCCACCGAACCCAGCACACTGGACGAGCCCCCCGCCCCTGGGCCTCGGCCCGGGCCCGCGCGGGAAGTCCACGGTCCCGCACCGGCGGCCGCTCCCACGACGGCAGCGCCGCCCACACCGGAACCCACACCCGAGCCTTCCCCCGAGCCAGAGTCGCCCCCGCCGGACGAACCGACGCCAGCCCCCGAGCCCGTTGACACGCCCGTCGCGCCGCCCCTGCCGGCTGGCTATGAACTTCCCGGCGATGGCGGCCAGGACGGGCTGGACGCCCCCGACACCGACGCGCTGGCCGCCCCCTTCGGCGCCAGCCGCCTGCCCGAATCCTGGGAGCGCGAGGCCCTGAAGCCCGAGGAAGCCGACCGACCGCCGAGCGAGGAGGTGATGCCCCGCTTCCTGCAGCAGGCGGAACGGCAGGCGCAGCGCGCCCGTCGCCTCCGGCGCGCGCTGCTGGCGAGCCTGTGCGGCCTGCTGCTGGTGCTGCTGGTCGGGCAGCTGACCTTGCAGGGCCGGGACCTGCTGGCCGCACATTGGCCGGCCAGCCGCCCCTACCTGGCCAGCTTGTGCAGCGCCATGGGCTGCGAGGTCGGTGCACCGATGGCCCTCGACCAGATCGTGCTGGACAGCAGCCAGCTGCAGACCACCGACGTGCCCGGCGAACTGACGATCACCGCCGAACTGCGCAACCGCGCCAGCTGGCCGGTGCGGCGCCCCTCGGTCGAGCTGACCCTGACCTCCGACGACGGGCTCACCCTCGCCCGGCGCGTGCTGAGCCCCGCCGATCTGGGCGCCACCGACACCACCCTGCCCGGTGAAGGCAATTGGCACGCCCAGGTGCGGCTGGACGTGGCCCCGCTGAAGGTCACCGGCTACGCCCTGGAAGTCTTCTATCCCTGA
- a CDS encoding carbohydrate kinase family protein, translating into MACLVCGSLAFDTITDFPGRFADQILPDQVHILNVSFLVPTLRREWGGCAGNIAYTLRQLGGEPVVLAALGNDGQAYLNRFDELGIDTASVLRVADDYTAQAIIITDRDNNQITAFHPGAMQRAHEIGLPARQDMRLAIIGPDGREAMLRRARDLHAAGIPFVFDPGQGLPMFNGEELKAFIAQATWVAVNDYEARMLCDRVGQELADISRSHLAGLVVTLGDQGADVWVQGERQRVPGVTASALVDPTGCGDAFRGGLLFGLEQGWPLARCVELGNRLGALKIAHRGGQNHPIERAALSLG; encoded by the coding sequence ATGGCCTGTCTCGTCTGCGGCTCGCTGGCTTTCGACACCATCACCGACTTCCCCGGCCGCTTTGCCGACCAGATCCTGCCCGACCAGGTGCACATCCTGAACGTGTCCTTCCTGGTGCCCACGCTGCGCCGAGAATGGGGCGGCTGCGCCGGCAACATCGCCTACACCCTGCGTCAGCTGGGGGGCGAGCCGGTGGTGCTGGCCGCCCTGGGCAATGACGGCCAGGCCTACCTGAACCGCTTCGACGAGCTGGGCATCGACACCGCCAGCGTGCTGCGCGTGGCCGACGACTACACGGCCCAGGCCATCATCATCACCGACCGGGACAACAACCAGATCACCGCCTTCCACCCGGGCGCGATGCAAAGAGCCCACGAGATCGGTCTGCCCGCGCGACAGGACATGCGCCTGGCCATCATCGGGCCGGACGGCCGCGAAGCCATGCTGCGGCGCGCCCGCGACCTGCACGCCGCCGGCATCCCCTTCGTGTTTGATCCCGGCCAGGGTCTGCCCATGTTCAACGGCGAGGAGCTCAAGGCCTTCATCGCCCAGGCCACCTGGGTGGCGGTGAACGACTACGAAGCCCGCATGCTGTGCGACCGCGTCGGGCAGGAACTGGCCGACATCTCGCGCTCCCATCTGGCGGGTCTGGTGGTCACGTTGGGCGACCAGGGCGCGGACGTGTGGGTGCAGGGCGAACGCCAGCGCGTGCCGGGCGTGACCGCCTCGGCCCTGGTGGACCCCACCGGCTGTGGCGATGCCTTCCGGGGTGGGCTGCTGTTCGGCCTGGAGCAGGGCTGGCCGCTGGCCCGCTGCGTGGAACTGGGCAACCGCCTGGGTGCCCTGAAGATCGCCCACCGCGGCGGTCAGAACCACCCGATCGAACGCGCGGCACTGAGCCTGGGCTGA
- a CDS encoding histone: MATAKKAAPAKKAPAKKATPVKPVVKAAAKKAEPKKAAAPAKKAAPAKKAAAPAKKAAPAKKAAAPAKKAAPAKKAAAPAKKAAAPAKKAAAPAKKAAAPAKKAAAPAKKAAAPAKKAAAPAKKAAAPAKKAAAPAKKAAAKKAAAPAKKAAPAKKAAAKKAPAKPAPAAPAPAASAAKTALSPTAAWPFPTGNKP, encoded by the coding sequence ATGGCAACTGCGAAGAAGGCGGCTCCGGCCAAGAAGGCACCGGCCAAGAAGGCCACGCCGGTCAAGCCGGTGGTGAAGGCTGCTGCGAAGAAGGCTGAGCCGAAGAAGGCCGCCGCTCCGGCGAAGAAGGCGGCACCGGCCAAGAAGGCCGCCGCTCCGGCGAAGAAGGCGGCACCGGCCAAGAAGGCGGCGGCTCCGGCGAAGAAGGCTGCACCGGCCAAGAAGGCCGCCGCTCCGGCGAAGAAGGCTGCTGCGCCCGCGAAGAAGGCGGCGGCTCCGGCGAAGAAGGCTGCTGCGCCCGCAAAGAAGGCGGCGGCACCGGCCAAGAAGGCAGCCGCTCCGGCCAAGAAGGCGGCGGCTCCGGCGAAGAAGGCAGCCGCTCCGGCCAAGAAGGCGGCAGCTCCGGCGAAGAAGGCTGCTGCGAAGAAGGCGGCGGCGCCGGCGAAGAAGGCCGCTCCGGCCAAGAAGGCGGCGGCCAAGAAGGCCCCCGCCAAACCTGCCCCTGCGGCCCCTGCGCCTGCGGCGAGCGCGGCCAAGACGGCCCTGAGCCCGACGGCTGCCTGGCCCTTCCCGACGGGCAACAAGCCCTGA
- a CDS encoding ribonucleotide-diphosphate reductase subunit beta, with product MLVWEDDVRTPPNPAQRPAPEAELGLRTVTPSPLQTATVAVASTPSSPDASAASAATAASSVVAKSTRRVNVADKRIINGQTDVNQLVPFKYKWAWEKYLATCANHWMPQEINMSRDIATWKDPNGLSEDERRIIKRNLGFFVTADSLAANNITLGTYRHITAPECRQFLLRQAFEEAIHTHAYQYIVESLGLDESEIFNAYHEVSSIRDKDEFLIPFIDAIMDPTFKTGTPEADQTLLRSLIVFACLMEGLFFYVGFTQILALGRQNKMTGAAEQYQYILRDESMHCNFGIDLINQIKLENPHLWTAEFKAEIRALFEKAVDLEYRYAEDTMPRGVLGLNASMFKGYLRYIANRRATQIGLDALFPNEENPFPWMSEMIDLKKERNFFETRVIEYQSGGALSWD from the coding sequence ATGCTGGTCTGGGAAGACGACGTTCGTACCCCGCCGAATCCTGCTCAACGTCCCGCGCCTGAAGCCGAACTCGGCCTGCGGACTGTGACCCCGTCGCCTCTTCAAACGGCAACGGTTGCTGTGGCCTCCACCCCTTCCTCTCCGGATGCGTCCGCTGCCTCGGCGGCCACCGCCGCCAGTTCCGTGGTGGCCAAGAGCACGCGTCGTGTGAACGTGGCCGACAAGCGCATCATCAACGGCCAGACCGATGTGAATCAGCTGGTGCCGTTCAAGTACAAGTGGGCCTGGGAAAAATACCTCGCCACCTGTGCCAACCACTGGATGCCGCAGGAGATCAACATGTCGCGCGACATCGCGACCTGGAAGGATCCCAACGGCCTGAGCGAAGACGAGCGCCGCATCATCAAGCGCAACCTCGGCTTCTTCGTGACCGCCGACTCGCTGGCCGCCAACAACATCACGCTGGGCACCTACCGCCACATCACGGCGCCCGAGTGCCGCCAGTTCCTGCTGCGCCAGGCCTTCGAAGAGGCCATCCATACCCACGCCTACCAGTACATCGTGGAGTCTCTGGGCCTGGACGAGAGCGAGATCTTCAACGCCTACCACGAGGTCTCGTCGATCCGTGACAAGGACGAGTTCCTGATCCCGTTCATCGACGCGATCATGGACCCGACCTTCAAGACCGGGACGCCCGAAGCCGACCAGACGCTGCTGCGTTCGCTGATCGTCTTCGCCTGCCTGATGGAAGGTCTGTTCTTCTACGTGGGTTTCACGCAGATCCTGGCGCTGGGCCGCCAGAACAAGATGACCGGTGCCGCCGAGCAGTACCAGTACATCCTGCGCGACGAGTCCATGCACTGCAACTTCGGCATCGACCTGATCAACCAGATCAAGCTCGAGAACCCGCACCTGTGGACGGCCGAGTTCAAGGCCGAGATCCGGGCGCTTTTCGAGAAGGCCGTGGACCTGGAATACCGCTACGCCGAAGACACCATGCCGCGTGGCGTGCTGGGCCTGAACGCCTCGATGTTCAAGGGCTACCTGCGCTACATCGCCAACCGCCGTGCCACCCAGATCGGTCTGGATGCGCTCTTCCCGAACGAGGAAAACCCGTTCCCCTGGATGAGCGAGATGATCGATCTGAAGAAGGAGCGCAACTTTTTCGAGACCCGCGTCATCGAGTACCAATCCGGTGGCGCACTGAGCTGGGACTGA
- a CDS encoding ribonucleoside-diphosphate reductase subunit alpha produces MGVRPAAAPEQRDAGAFQGYQIIRRNGAVVSFEPNKIAVALMKAFLAVHGTQGAASASVREMVEALTDAVVRALMRSRPGGGTFHIEDVQDQVELGLMRGGHHEVARAYVLYRERRAQERAKAGQAAEAALVHTLTVTDRGQRVPLDEGKLQALIESACADLGADVRPEPILAETRRNLYDGVPIDEVYKAAILAARTLIEKEPAYTRATARLLLHTIRKEILGEEATQAEMAQRYAEYFPKFIKKGVQAELLDEKLMQFDLAKLGAALQADRDLQFDYLGLQTLFDRYFLHVDEQRIEMPQAFFMRVAMGLALNEIDREARAIEFYNVLSTFDFMSSTPTLFNAGTRRSQLSSCYLTTVADDLDGIYEALKENALLSKFAGGLGNDWTNVRALGSYIKGTNGKSQGVVPFLKVVNDTAVAVNQGGKRKGAVCAYLESWHLDIEEFLELRKNTGDDRRRTHDMNTANWIPDLFMKRVIEGGDWTLFSPSTCPDLHDKIGADFEAAYTAYEAKADRGEIKLFKRMPAKDLWRKMLTMLFETGHPWITFKDACNVRSPQQHVGVVHSSNLCTEITLNTSDDEIAVCNLGSVNLAQHLKDGVNGKELDLDKLKKTVSTAMRMLDNVIDINYYAVKKARDSNLRHRPVGLGIMGFQDALYQLRTPYASQAAVEFADRSMEAVCYHAYWASSELAAERGRYSTYRGSLWDRGILPIDSIDLLAQQRGGYVDVDRSMTLDWDALRAKIARDGMRNSNCVAIAPTATISNIIGVDASIEPCFGNLSVKSNLSGEFTVVNEYLVRDLKKLGLWDSVMVMDLKHYDGSLRRIDRVPDELKQLYATAFEVETQWLVEAAARRQKWIDQAQSLNIYMAGASGKKLDETYKLAWVRGLKTTYYLRTMGATHAEKSTISAGSLNAVPMAGGAGGLSAMEAAASQAQAAMAEAAPATDIKFCAIDDPGCEACQ; encoded by the coding sequence ATGGGCGTCCGTCCCGCAGCGGCGCCCGAGCAGCGCGATGCCGGTGCCTTCCAGGGTTACCAGATCATCCGCCGCAATGGCGCCGTGGTGTCCTTCGAGCCCAACAAGATCGCCGTGGCCCTGATGAAGGCCTTCCTGGCGGTGCACGGCACCCAGGGTGCCGCGTCGGCCAGCGTGCGCGAGATGGTGGAGGCGCTGACCGATGCCGTGGTGCGCGCGCTGATGCGCTCGCGTCCGGGCGGTGGCACCTTCCATATTGAAGACGTGCAGGACCAGGTCGAACTGGGCCTGATGCGTGGAGGCCACCATGAAGTGGCGCGTGCCTATGTGCTGTACCGCGAACGCCGCGCGCAGGAGCGCGCCAAGGCCGGTCAGGCTGCCGAAGCCGCACTGGTGCACACCCTGACGGTGACCGACCGCGGCCAGCGCGTGCCGCTGGACGAAGGCAAGCTGCAGGCCCTGATTGAATCGGCCTGTGCCGACCTGGGCGCGGATGTGCGCCCCGAGCCCATCCTGGCCGAGACCCGTCGCAATCTGTACGACGGTGTGCCCATCGACGAGGTCTACAAGGCCGCCATCCTGGCCGCCCGCACCCTGATCGAGAAGGAGCCGGCCTACACCCGTGCCACCGCGCGCCTGCTGCTGCACACCATCCGCAAGGAGATCCTGGGCGAGGAAGCGACCCAGGCCGAGATGGCCCAGCGCTACGCCGAGTACTTCCCCAAGTTCATCAAGAAGGGTGTGCAGGCCGAACTGCTGGACGAGAAGCTGATGCAGTTCGACCTGGCCAAGCTGGGTGCGGCGCTGCAGGCCGACCGTGACCTGCAGTTCGATTACCTGGGCCTGCAGACCCTGTTCGACCGCTACTTCCTGCATGTGGACGAGCAGCGCATCGAGATGCCGCAGGCCTTCTTCATGCGGGTGGCCATGGGTCTGGCCCTGAACGAGATCGACCGCGAGGCGCGGGCCATCGAGTTCTACAACGTGCTGTCGACCTTCGACTTCATGTCGTCCACGCCCACGCTGTTCAACGCGGGCACCCGCCGCTCGCAGCTGTCGAGCTGCTACCTGACCACGGTGGCCGACGACCTGGACGGCATCTACGAGGCCCTGAAGGAGAACGCGCTGCTGTCGAAGTTCGCCGGCGGCCTGGGCAATGACTGGACCAATGTGCGCGCGCTGGGCTCCTACATCAAGGGCACCAACGGCAAGAGCCAGGGCGTGGTCCCCTTCCTGAAGGTGGTTAACGACACGGCCGTGGCGGTGAACCAGGGCGGCAAGCGCAAGGGCGCCGTCTGCGCCTACCTGGAAAGCTGGCACCTGGACATCGAAGAGTTCCTGGAGCTGCGCAAGAACACTGGCGACGACCGCCGCCGCACCCACGACATGAACACCGCGAACTGGATTCCGGATCTGTTCATGAAGCGGGTGATCGAGGGCGGTGACTGGACCCTGTTCAGCCCCTCCACCTGCCCGGACCTGCACGACAAGATCGGTGCCGACTTCGAGGCTGCCTACACCGCCTACGAGGCCAAGGCCGACCGCGGCGAGATCAAGCTCTTCAAGCGCATGCCCGCCAAGGACCTGTGGCGCAAGATGCTGACCATGCTGTTCGAGACCGGTCATCCCTGGATCACCTTCAAGGATGCCTGCAATGTGCGCTCGCCGCAGCAGCATGTGGGCGTGGTGCACTCGTCCAACCTGTGCACCGAGATCACGCTCAACACCAGCGATGACGAGATCGCCGTCTGCAACCTGGGCTCGGTCAACCTGGCCCAGCACCTGAAGGACGGCGTCAACGGCAAGGAGCTGGATCTCGACAAGCTGAAGAAGACCGTGTCCACCGCCATGCGCATGCTGGACAACGTCATCGACATCAACTACTACGCGGTCAAGAAGGCGCGCGACTCCAACCTGCGTCACCGTCCGGTGGGCCTGGGCATCATGGGCTTCCAGGATGCGCTGTATCAGCTGCGCACGCCCTACGCCAGCCAGGCCGCGGTGGAGTTCGCCGACCGCTCGATGGAAGCCGTCTGCTACCACGCCTACTGGGCATCGTCCGAGTTGGCCGCCGAGCGGGGCCGCTATTCGACCTACCGCGGCTCGCTGTGGGACCGTGGCATCCTGCCGATCGACTCGATCGATCTGCTGGCCCAGCAGCGCGGCGGCTATGTGGACGTGGACCGCAGCATGACCCTGGACTGGGATGCGCTGCGCGCCAAGATCGCCCGCGACGGCATGCGCAACAGCAACTGCGTGGCCATCGCCCCGACCGCGACCATCTCCAACATCATCGGCGTGGACGCCTCGATCGAGCCCTGCTTCGGCAACCTGTCGGTCAAGTCCAATCTGTCCGGCGAGTTCACCGTGGTCAACGAGTACCTGGTGCGCGACCTCAAGAAGCTCGGCCTGTGGGACAGCGTGATGGTCATGGACCTCAAGCACTACGACGGTTCGCTGCGCCGCATCGACCGCGTGCCCGATGAGCTCAAGCAGCTCTACGCCACGGCCTTCGAGGTCGAGACCCAGTGGCTGGTGGAAGCGGCGGCGCGTCGCCAGAAGTGGATCGACCAGGCCCAGTCGCTCAACATCTACATGGCCGGCGCCTCGGGCAAGAAGCTCGACGAGACCTACAAGCTGGCCTGGGTGCGTGGCCTGAAGACCACCTACTACCTGCGCACCATGGGCGCCACCCATGCCGAGAAGTCGACCATCTCGGCCGGTTCGCTCAACGCGGTGCCGATGGCCGGTGGTGCGGGCGGTCTGTCCGCGATGGAGGCTGCGGCCTCGCAGGCCCAGGCTGCGATGGCCGAGGCTGCACCGGCCACCGACATCAAGTTCTGCGCGATCGATGATCCGGGCTGCGAGGCCTGCCAGTAA
- the ampD gene encoding 1,6-anhydro-N-acetylmuramyl-L-alanine amidase AmpD, with product MNAAATPPPGPNWKADWQAGWWSGAQAVPSPNFGPRPAGVPIDLVVLHSISLPPGEYGGDGIVRLFTNTLDWSAHPYYEGIRGLEVSAHFVIRRDGQLLQFVSCDDRAWHAGRSCWQGRESCNDYAIGIELEGLEGDPFEASQYETLARLLQAVARAYPVRAAVGHEHVAPGRKRDPGEGFDWGLVASRLAALGWAWPQGTAAG from the coding sequence ATGAACGCCGCGGCGACGCCGCCTCCCGGGCCGAACTGGAAGGCGGACTGGCAGGCGGGGTGGTGGTCTGGCGCACAGGCCGTGCCCTCGCCGAACTTCGGCCCCCGGCCCGCCGGCGTGCCCATCGATCTGGTCGTGCTGCATTCCATCAGCCTGCCGCCCGGTGAATACGGTGGTGACGGCATCGTCCGCCTGTTCACCAACACGCTGGACTGGTCGGCCCACCCGTACTACGAGGGCATCCGCGGCCTGGAGGTCTCGGCCCACTTCGTGATCCGGCGCGATGGGCAGCTGCTGCAGTTCGTCTCCTGTGACGACCGCGCCTGGCACGCCGGCCGGTCGTGCTGGCAGGGGCGCGAGAGCTGCAACGACTACGCCATCGGCATCGAGCTCGAGGGCCTGGAGGGCGATCCCTTCGAGGCATCACAGTACGAGACCCTGGCACGTCTTCTGCAAGCCGTGGCGCGGGCCTATCCGGTGCGCGCCGCCGTGGGGCATGAGCATGTGGCCCCGGGGCGCAAGCGTGACCCTGGCGAGGGTTTCGACTGGGGCCTCGTCGCCTCGCGCCTGGCGGCCCTGGGCTGGGCCTGGCCGCAGGGCACCGCGGCCGGCTGA